A genomic region of Dreissena polymorpha isolate Duluth1 chromosome 4, UMN_Dpol_1.0, whole genome shotgun sequence contains the following coding sequences:
- the LOC127877837 gene encoding uncharacterized protein LOC127877837 translates to MSTIALRMGLMRQTAVTQEEAKATADDSDQPPQLNILNDEEQSDGNNNYKEQEPTIIVEDTPEADNGKKPTSALGRLFITKEESSAADKVELELNCYLKESRAKMEVNPIDW, encoded by the exons ATGTCTACCATTGCTCTTCGGATGGGATTG aTGAGACAAACAGCTGTCACACAGGAGGAAGCTAAGGCCACAGCTGATGACAGTGACCAGCCCCCTCAGTTGAACATCCTGAATGATGAGGAGCAATCTGATGGCAACAACAACTACAAGGAGCAAGAGCCAACTATTATTGTTGAAGACACCCCAGAGGCAGATAATGGCAAAAAACCAACAAGTGCTCTAGGACGTTTGTTCATTACTAAAGAAGAGTCTTCTGCTGCTGATAAAGTTGAATTAGAGCTGAACTGTTATCTCAAAGAATCAAGGGCGAAAATGGAAGTGAATCCAATAGACTGGTAG